One stretch of Pseudomonas azotoformans DNA includes these proteins:
- a CDS encoding acyl-CoA thioesterase, with translation MRSQGVLHCDTEILVPFFDVDTMNVVWHGHYVKYLEVARCALLDKLGHNYTAMLESGYAWPVIDLQLRYVRGAVFGQTINVRASLVEWENRLKVNYLITDLASGERLTRASTVQVAVDVTSREMQLASPKIFTDAVERALK, from the coding sequence ATGCGTAGCCAGGGCGTATTGCATTGCGACACTGAAATCCTCGTGCCGTTTTTTGACGTCGACACCATGAACGTCGTGTGGCACGGGCATTACGTGAAGTACCTTGAGGTGGCGCGTTGCGCGTTGCTGGACAAGCTCGGCCACAACTATACGGCGATGCTCGAATCGGGCTACGCCTGGCCGGTGATCGACCTGCAACTGCGCTACGTGCGCGGCGCCGTGTTCGGCCAGACCATCAACGTGCGCGCCAGCCTGGTGGAGTGGGAGAACCGCTTGAAGGTCAACTACCTGATCACCGACCTGGCCAGTGGCGAGCGTTTGACCCGCGCAAGCACCGTGCAAGTCGCAGTAGACGTCACCAGCCGCGAGATGCAACTGGCCTCCCCCAAGATATTCACCGACGCCGTAGAGAGAGCTTTGAAATGA
- a CDS encoding acyl-CoA synthetase family protein, whose translation MNGLKLEHLLLEPLEQRPVTTEPAMNHAQLWAHSLSLAAGLKARGVQRLAVYLEDAGLLAIALLGAWRAGVSVLLPADLQPQTRQRWDEAVDAWLTEAADLEALYAAPLSATALDLDTCHLSLCTSGSSGEPKRIDKTLRQLANEVEALETLWGQDLKDACIIGSVATQHIYGLLFRVLWPLCAGRTFVRKQLAFPEDMQRASREHAHFAWVASPALLKRMGDNLDWPALSQVSRVFSSGGALPVDAAGSLYDRLQQWPTEILGSSETGGIAWRQGAQPWQPFADVQLSQDADGALRIASPYLPEGHVEQTADAVRIHADGRFELLGRLDRIVKLEEKRISLPMLEHALMAHPWVAETRLGVVQENRASLGALVVLSAEGLHALRNQGRRTVTQTLRQHLSRHCEALALPRRWRLLRQLPLNSQGKLPQADIEALLLAPRPKAPEVLERVEANGEWTVQLSVPPDLAYFSGHFPVTPVLPGVVQVEWAFNLGQQLLDLPATFAGMEVLKFQQLVRPGDAIELHLRFDAQRGKLYFAYRNGVAACSSGRIQLEADHA comes from the coding sequence ATGAATGGGTTGAAACTTGAGCACCTGCTGCTTGAGCCGCTGGAACAGCGTCCGGTCACCACCGAACCTGCCATGAATCACGCCCAGCTGTGGGCACACTCCCTGAGCCTGGCCGCCGGCCTGAAAGCGCGCGGTGTCCAGCGCCTGGCCGTGTACCTGGAAGATGCCGGCCTGCTGGCGATTGCCCTGCTGGGCGCCTGGCGCGCCGGGGTCAGCGTATTGCTGCCGGCCGACCTGCAACCTCAGACCCGCCAACGCTGGGATGAGGCCGTGGATGCCTGGCTGACCGAAGCGGCTGACCTTGAGGCGCTGTATGCGGCGCCACTGAGCGCTACCGCACTGGATCTGGACACTTGCCACCTGAGCCTGTGCACCTCCGGCTCCAGCGGCGAACCCAAGCGTATCGACAAGACCCTGCGCCAGCTGGCCAACGAGGTCGAGGCCCTGGAAACCCTTTGGGGCCAGGACCTCAAGGACGCCTGCATCATCGGCAGCGTCGCCACCCAACACATCTACGGTTTGCTGTTCCGCGTACTGTGGCCGCTGTGCGCCGGCCGTACCTTTGTGCGCAAGCAACTGGCCTTCCCTGAAGACATGCAGCGCGCCAGCCGCGAGCATGCACACTTTGCCTGGGTTGCCAGCCCGGCACTGCTCAAGCGCATGGGCGACAACCTCGACTGGCCGGCGCTGAGCCAGGTGTCGCGGGTGTTTTCGTCCGGCGGCGCATTGCCGGTGGACGCCGCCGGCAGCCTATACGACCGCTTGCAGCAGTGGCCGACCGAGATTCTCGGCAGCTCGGAAACCGGCGGCATCGCCTGGCGCCAAGGCGCACAACCTTGGCAGCCGTTTGCCGACGTGCAACTGAGCCAGGATGCCGACGGCGCCCTGCGCATTGCATCGCCTTACCTGCCTGAGGGGCATGTCGAACAAACCGCCGACGCCGTACGCATCCATGCCGATGGCCGTTTCGAGCTGCTTGGCCGCCTGGATCGCATCGTCAAGCTGGAAGAAAAACGCATCTCCCTGCCCATGCTGGAACACGCGCTGATGGCCCACCCGTGGGTCGCTGAAACCCGTCTGGGCGTAGTCCAGGAAAATCGCGCTTCACTTGGCGCGCTGGTGGTGTTGAGCGCGGAAGGCCTGCATGCGTTGCGCAATCAAGGCCGCCGAACCGTCACCCAAACCCTGCGCCAACACCTGAGCCGGCACTGCGAAGCCCTGGCCCTGCCACGTCGCTGGCGGTTGCTGAGACAGCTGCCGCTGAACAGCCAGGGCAAACTGCCTCAGGCCGACATCGAGGCACTGTTGCTGGCACCCCGGCCCAAGGCACCGGAAGTCTTGGAGCGCGTCGAAGCCAACGGCGAATGGACCGTGCAACTGAGCGTCCCACCAGACCTGGCCTACTTCAGCGGGCACTTCCCGGTCACGCCGGTGCTGCCGGGCGTGGTGCAGGTCGAGTGGGCGTTCAACCTGGGCCAGCAACTGCTCGATCTGCCAGCGACTTTTGCGGGTATGGAAGTGCTCAAGTTCCAGCAACTGGTGCGCCCGGGCGATGCGATCGAACTGCACCTGCGCTTTGATGCGCAGCGCGGCAAATTGTATTTCGCCTATCGCAATGGTGTTGCGGCCTGCTCAAGCGGCCGGATCCAGTTGGAAGCCGACCATGCATAA
- a CDS encoding MMPL family transporter, which produces MPSERLLPRLFLILLVAMLALAGWQWRHGAPLSANLMELVPGNTPDALEQQAEQRMQEPLNREMLVLVGHADRQQAVAVAQQLGERWQASGLFEKVQWNLQADLPALREQLLRGRLAMLSTKDREQLVEHPDAFIQQRVQALFDPFTGFSLVPSQDDWLGLTGRIQNSQPQHGSVQLDIGSGALIADADGKSWVLLRARTTGNAFDMKLPLQVADLLQASRAQAGQQGAQLLAASGLLYAANGQQQATREITWVGGGATVGILLLLLLAFRRWRVLLAFVPVLVGMLFGAVACVALFGHMHVMTLVLGSSLIGVAVDYPLHYLSKSWSLQPWRSWPALRITLPGLSLSLATSCIGYLALAWTPFPALTQIAVFSAAGLVGAYLSAVCLLPALLKGVELRPAQWPLRIAECLWLVRESLLKRVPSPALLALLLLFCAGGLWHLNSKNDIRQWIGAPPQLLQEAQAVARITGFQPTSQFFLVRADNQQQLLERQRALGQRLDQLVNMDKLQGYLALNQLVSLPAEQQQLRDALNALPQHWQPLLDLGVPASALQAEVTQLQALPTQDIDAALKGPLAEPWRTLWLGPVEGGVAAMVSLQGLNNPALLRVQALDLPGVQLVDRLGDLNRVFADTQISAAELKLMSCVLIVLLLILPFGFGGALRIVALPLLAALCSLASLGWLGQPLTLFSLFGLLLVTAISVDYAILMREQIGGPAVSLLGTLLAALTTWLSFGLLAVSSTPAVSNFGLSVSLGLAFSFMLAPWAGQQKHAL; this is translated from the coding sequence TTGCCCAGTGAGCGCCTGCTGCCGCGCCTGTTCCTGATCCTGCTGGTGGCCATGCTGGCCCTGGCCGGATGGCAATGGCGTCACGGCGCGCCGCTGTCGGCCAACCTGATGGAACTGGTGCCGGGCAACACCCCGGATGCGCTTGAACAGCAAGCCGAACAACGCATGCAGGAACCGCTGAACCGCGAAATGCTGGTGCTGGTGGGGCATGCCGACCGCCAGCAAGCCGTGGCCGTGGCGCAACAGTTGGGCGAGCGCTGGCAGGCCAGCGGGCTGTTTGAAAAGGTGCAGTGGAACCTGCAAGCCGACTTGCCGGCGCTGCGCGAGCAATTGCTGCGTGGCCGCCTGGCGATGCTATCGACCAAGGACCGCGAACAGCTCGTCGAACACCCCGACGCGTTTATCCAGCAACGCGTACAGGCCCTGTTCGATCCCTTCACCGGGTTCAGCCTGGTGCCGAGCCAGGATGACTGGCTGGGCCTGACCGGGCGTATCCAGAACAGCCAGCCGCAACACGGCTCGGTGCAGCTGGATATCGGCAGCGGTGCGCTGATCGCCGATGCCGACGGCAAAAGCTGGGTGCTGCTGCGGGCACGCACCACCGGCAATGCCTTCGACATGAAACTGCCGCTGCAAGTGGCGGACCTGCTCCAGGCGAGCCGCGCGCAAGCCGGTCAGCAAGGCGCGCAGTTGCTCGCCGCCAGCGGCTTGTTGTACGCCGCCAATGGTCAGCAGCAGGCCACGCGGGAGATCACCTGGGTCGGCGGCGGCGCTACCGTCGGCATCCTGTTGTTGCTGCTGCTCGCCTTCCGCCGCTGGCGCGTGTTGCTAGCGTTTGTGCCGGTGCTGGTGGGCATGCTGTTTGGCGCGGTGGCCTGTGTGGCGCTGTTCGGCCATATGCATGTGATGACCTTGGTGCTGGGCTCCAGCCTGATCGGCGTGGCGGTGGATTACCCGCTGCACTACCTGTCGAAGAGCTGGAGCCTGCAGCCGTGGCGCAGTTGGCCGGCGTTGCGCATCACCTTGCCGGGCTTGAGTCTGAGCCTGGCTACCAGCTGCATCGGTTACCTGGCACTGGCCTGGACGCCGTTCCCGGCGCTGACCCAGATTGCGGTGTTCTCCGCAGCGGGTCTGGTCGGTGCGTACCTGTCCGCCGTGTGCCTGCTGCCGGCGCTGCTCAAGGGCGTCGAACTGCGCCCGGCGCAATGGCCGCTGCGCATTGCCGAATGCCTGTGGCTGGTGCGCGAGTCGTTGCTCAAGCGCGTGCCGAGCCCAGCCTTGCTGGCGCTGCTGCTGCTGTTTTGCGCCGGTGGTCTGTGGCACTTGAACAGCAAGAACGATATCCGCCAGTGGATCGGTGCGCCGCCGCAATTGCTGCAAGAAGCCCAGGCCGTGGCGCGGATCACCGGGTTCCAGCCCACCAGCCAGTTCTTCCTGGTGCGTGCAGACAACCAGCAGCAGCTGTTGGAGCGTCAACGTGCGCTGGGCCAACGCCTTGATCAACTGGTGAACATGGATAAGCTCCAGGGCTACCTGGCGCTCAATCAATTGGTCAGCCTGCCCGCCGAACAGCAACAACTGCGCGATGCGCTGAACGCACTGCCGCAACACTGGCAACCACTGCTGGACCTGGGCGTACCCGCCAGTGCCTTGCAAGCCGAAGTCACCCAGTTGCAAGCACTGCCCACCCAAGACATCGACGCCGCGCTGAAAGGCCCGCTGGCCGAACCTTGGCGCACGCTGTGGCTCGGGCCGGTGGAGGGCGGCGTGGCGGCGATGGTCAGCCTGCAAGGCTTGAACAACCCCGCGCTGCTGCGTGTGCAAGCGCTGGATCTGCCCGGCGTGCAGTTAGTCGACCGCCTGGGCGACTTGAACCGAGTGTTTGCCGACACCCAGATCAGCGCCGCGGAATTGAAGTTGATGTCCTGCGTATTGATCGTGCTGCTGCTGATCCTGCCATTCGGCTTCGGCGGTGCCTTGCGTATCGTCGCCCTGCCGTTGCTGGCGGCGCTGTGCAGCCTGGCCAGCCTCGGTTGGCTGGGCCAGCCGCTGACGCTGTTCAGCCTGTTCGGCCTGCTGCTGGTCACGGCCATCAGCGTCGACTACGCGATCCTGATGCGCGAGCAAATCGGCGGTCCTGCGGTCAGTCTCTTGGGGACCTTGTTGGCAGCGTTGACGACCTGGTTGTCGTTTGGCCTGCTGGCGGTGTCCAGTACACCGGCGGTGAGCAATTTCGGCTTATCGGTCAGCCTGGGCCTGGCCTTCAGCTTTATGCTGGCACCCTGGGCCGGGCAACAGAAACACGCCTTATGA
- a CDS encoding HAL/PAL/TAL family ammonia-lyase, with amino-acid sequence MTTHLEPVTFGERPLRIEDVLALANRQAPTQLQDDAAYRQRIAKGAQFLDSLLDKEGVIYGVTTGYGDSCVVAVPLQHVEALPRHLYTFHGCGLGKLLDAQATRAVLAARLQSLCHGVSGVRVELLERLHAFLEHDVLPLIPEEGSVGASGDLTPLSYVAATLSGEREVMFRGERRQAADVHRELGWDPLVLRPKEALALMNGTAVMTGLACLAFARADYLLQLATRITALNVVALQGNPEHFDERLFAAKPHPGQMQVAAWLRKDLAIDAPTAPLHRLQDRYSLRCAPHVLGVLADSLNWLRSFIEIELNSANDNPIIDAEEERVLHGGHFYGGHIAFAMDSLKTLVANVADLLDRQLALLVDVRYNHGLPSNLSGAPADRAMINHGFKAVQIGTSAWTAEALKNTMPASVFSRSTECHNQDKVSMGTIAARDAIRVLELTEQVAAATLLAANQGVWLRAQAEDARPLPPALAAMHEELAKDFPPVIEDRALEGELRLCLQRIAEQHWRLHA; translated from the coding sequence ATGACCACGCATCTTGAGCCGGTAACCTTTGGCGAACGCCCTTTGCGCATCGAAGACGTGCTGGCCCTGGCCAACCGTCAGGCGCCGACCCAATTGCAGGATGACGCCGCCTATCGCCAACGCATCGCCAAGGGCGCGCAGTTCCTCGACTCGCTGCTGGACAAGGAAGGCGTGATCTACGGCGTGACCACCGGCTACGGCGACTCCTGCGTGGTGGCGGTGCCCTTGCAACACGTCGAGGCCCTGCCCCGTCATCTGTACACGTTCCATGGTTGCGGCCTGGGCAAACTGCTCGACGCCCAGGCGACCCGAGCGGTGCTGGCTGCACGTTTGCAGTCGCTGTGCCACGGCGTATCCGGTGTGCGCGTGGAATTGCTGGAGCGCCTGCATGCGTTCCTCGAACACGATGTGCTGCCGCTGATCCCGGAAGAAGGTTCGGTGGGCGCCAGCGGTGACCTGACACCGCTGTCCTACGTGGCCGCAACCTTGTCCGGTGAACGCGAAGTGATGTTCCGTGGCGAACGCCGCCAGGCCGCCGACGTGCACCGCGAACTGGGCTGGGATCCCCTGGTGCTGCGCCCCAAGGAAGCCCTGGCGCTGATGAACGGCACCGCCGTGATGACCGGCCTGGCATGCCTGGCCTTCGCCCGCGCCGACTACCTGCTGCAACTGGCCACGCGCATCACCGCGTTGAACGTGGTGGCGCTGCAAGGCAACCCGGAACACTTCGACGAGCGCCTGTTCGCCGCCAAGCCGCACCCGGGGCAGATGCAAGTCGCCGCCTGGCTGCGCAAGGACCTGGCCATCGATGCGCCCACTGCACCGCTGCATCGCCTGCAAGACCGTTACTCGCTGCGTTGCGCGCCCCACGTCCTCGGTGTGCTGGCCGACAGCCTGAACTGGCTGCGTTCGTTCATCGAGATCGAGTTGAACAGCGCCAACGACAACCCGATCATCGACGCCGAAGAAGAACGCGTGTTGCACGGCGGGCACTTCTACGGCGGGCACATTGCCTTCGCCATGGACAGCCTCAAGACTCTGGTGGCCAACGTCGCTGACCTGCTCGACCGCCAGCTCGCGCTGCTGGTAGACGTGCGTTACAACCACGGCCTGCCGAGCAACCTGTCCGGCGCGCCGGCTGATCGCGCCATGATCAACCACGGCTTCAAGGCGGTGCAGATCGGCACCAGCGCCTGGACCGCCGAAGCCCTGAAAAATACGATGCCGGCCAGCGTGTTCTCGCGCTCCACCGAGTGCCACAACCAGGACAAGGTCAGCATGGGCACCATCGCCGCCCGCGATGCGATCCGCGTGCTGGAGCTGACCGAACAAGTCGCCGCAGCGACCCTGCTAGCCGCCAACCAGGGCGTATGGCTGCGGGCCCAGGCCGAGGATGCGCGGCCGCTGCCACCCGCCTTGGCGGCGATGCATGAAGAGCTGGCCAAGGACTTCCCACCGGTCATCGAAGACCGCGCCCTGGAAGGCGAACTGCGCCTGTGCCTGCAACGCATCGCCGAGCAACATTGGAGGCTGCATGCGTAG
- a CDS encoding NAD(P)/FAD-dependent oxidoreductase produces MPTVEMERRQVVVIGAGPSGAIAAALLKRKGHDVLIIERQHFPRFSIGESLLSHCIDFIEEAGMLDAVQAAGFQVKTGAAFAWGERYSAFDFGDTFSNGKPTTFQVQRDEFDKLLADQAAKQGVDIRYGETIVGVDFKGESRYLHVRRENGSEYHLKAKFVLDASGYGRVLPRLLELDLPSDFPVRQAVFTHIEDRIEHPGFDRTKILVTTHPTKRDIWFWTIPFSNGRCSVGVVAAKPHFDGRDADLDACLRGFIDETPSLSGVLQNAVWDTPARTIGGYAANVKALHGPGFALLGNAAEFLDPVFSSGVTIAMRSASMAAGVLHRQLNGETVDWQTEFAEPLKRGVDTFRCYVEGWYAGTFQDVIFHPGSSPEIRRMIASILAGYAWDERNPFVSEPKRRLRMLSEICAGDAA; encoded by the coding sequence GTGCCCACAGTTGAAATGGAACGTCGCCAGGTGGTGGTGATCGGTGCCGGTCCATCCGGGGCCATCGCCGCCGCGCTGTTAAAGCGCAAAGGGCATGATGTATTGATCATCGAGCGCCAGCATTTCCCACGGTTCTCGATTGGCGAAAGCCTGCTGTCGCACTGCATCGACTTCATCGAAGAAGCCGGCATGCTCGACGCCGTGCAGGCGGCGGGCTTCCAGGTGAAGACCGGCGCCGCGTTCGCCTGGGGCGAGCGCTACAGCGCGTTTGATTTCGGCGACACCTTCAGCAACGGCAAACCGACCACCTTCCAGGTGCAGCGCGACGAGTTCGACAAGTTGCTGGCCGATCAGGCCGCCAAGCAAGGCGTGGACATCCGCTACGGCGAAACCATCGTCGGCGTGGACTTCAAGGGCGAGTCGCGCTACCTGCATGTGCGCCGGGAGAACGGCAGCGAATACCACCTCAAGGCCAAGTTCGTGCTGGATGCCAGCGGCTACGGCCGGGTATTGCCGCGCCTGCTGGAGCTGGATCTGCCGTCGGACTTTCCGGTGCGCCAGGCGGTGTTCACCCACATCGAAGATCGCATCGAACACCCGGGCTTCGACCGCACCAAGATCCTGGTGACCACACACCCTACGAAGCGTGATATCTGGTTCTGGACCATCCCGTTCAGCAACGGCCGCTGCTCGGTGGGCGTAGTCGCCGCCAAGCCGCATTTCGACGGTCGCGATGCTGACCTCGACGCCTGCCTGCGCGGCTTCATCGATGAGACCCCAAGCCTGTCCGGCGTGCTGCAAAACGCCGTCTGGGATACGCCAGCGCGGACCATCGGCGGCTATGCAGCCAACGTCAAAGCCCTGCACGGTCCGGGTTTCGCTTTGCTGGGTAACGCGGCGGAATTCCTCGACCCGGTGTTCTCTTCGGGTGTGACCATCGCCATGCGTTCGGCGAGCATGGCAGCCGGCGTGCTGCATCGTCAGCTCAACGGCGAAACCGTAGACTGGCAGACCGAGTTTGCCGAACCGTTGAAGCGCGGTGTCGATACCTTCCGCTGCTACGTCGAAGGCTGGTACGCCGGGACGTTCCAGGATGTGATCTTCCATCCGGGCAGCTCGCCGGAAATTCGCCGGATGATCGCGTCGATCCTCGCCGGTTATGCGTGGGATGAGCGCAACCCGTTTGTGAGTGAGCCCAAGCGACGCTTGCGGATGTTGTCGGAAATTTGTGCAGGGGATGCCGCGTGA
- a CDS encoding glycosyltransferase family 2 protein, which translates to MHNPCALIPVYNHEAAVPAVVHSLLDSGLPCLLVDDGSSPTCAAVLAQLATLENVTLLTLPSNQGKGGAVMAGFREASRLGFSHALQVDADGQHDLREVETFIDTSRRHPDAIICGYPEYDDSVPKGRLYARYLTHVWVWINTLSLQIRDSMCGFRVYPLAPVLALMNSAYIGTRMDFDSDILVRLAWRNQPMRWLPTQVHYPADGLSHFRLFRDNVRISAMHTRLFFGMLIRAPMILWRRWQA; encoded by the coding sequence ATGCATAACCCCTGTGCTCTGATCCCGGTCTATAACCACGAAGCCGCCGTGCCGGCCGTGGTCCACAGCCTGCTGGACAGCGGCCTGCCCTGCCTGTTGGTGGATGACGGCAGCAGCCCGACGTGCGCGGCGGTATTGGCGCAACTGGCAACCCTGGAAAACGTCACCCTGCTGACCTTGCCCAGCAACCAGGGCAAAGGCGGCGCAGTGATGGCCGGCTTCCGCGAAGCCTCACGCCTGGGTTTCAGCCATGCCCTGCAAGTCGACGCCGACGGCCAGCACGACCTGCGCGAAGTCGAAACCTTTATCGACACCTCGCGCCGGCACCCCGACGCGATCATCTGCGGCTACCCGGAATACGACGACAGCGTGCCCAAAGGCCGTTTGTATGCGCGCTACCTGACCCACGTGTGGGTGTGGATCAACACCCTGTCGTTGCAGATCCGCGACTCGATGTGCGGTTTTCGCGTGTACCCGCTGGCACCGGTGCTGGCGCTGATGAACTCGGCCTACATCGGCACGCGCATGGACTTCGACTCCGACATCCTGGTGCGCCTGGCCTGGCGCAACCAGCCGATGCGCTGGCTGCCGACCCAGGTGCATTACCCGGCCGATGGACTGTCGCACTTCCGCCTGTTCCGCGACAACGTACGCATCTCGGCCATGCACACCCGGTTGTTCTTCGGCATGCTGATCCGCGCGCCGATGATCCTGTGGCGACGGTGGCAAGCATGA
- a CDS encoding class I SAM-dependent methyltransferase, with product MSSQYLSKNYVEETRFGFWFLRSHTWQHHVLRVAINDLRSLFSDPLPQAPVLLDAGCGQGKSFKLLQQVFAPARLIGLDADPHSLELSRAEAARQGLAIELIGSDCATLQVPDNSVDILFCHQTFHHLVEQHRALQEFYRVLKPGGYLLFAESTEAYIDTWVIRWLFRHPMHVQKSAEEYLEMLREQGFEFGPQNVSYPYLWWSRSSDFGLLERWGLRKAPPVGQREETLVNCVARKPLASTAS from the coding sequence GTGAGCAGTCAGTATTTGAGTAAGAACTACGTCGAAGAAACCCGGTTCGGCTTCTGGTTCCTGCGCAGCCACACCTGGCAGCACCACGTGTTACGCGTGGCGATCAACGATCTGCGCAGCCTGTTCAGCGACCCGCTGCCGCAGGCGCCGGTGCTGCTGGACGCCGGTTGCGGCCAGGGCAAATCCTTCAAGCTGTTGCAGCAGGTATTCGCCCCTGCGCGCCTGATCGGCCTGGACGCGGACCCGCACAGCCTGGAGCTGAGCCGTGCAGAAGCGGCGCGCCAGGGCTTGGCCATCGAGCTGATCGGCAGTGACTGCGCCACCCTGCAAGTGCCGGACAACAGCGTGGACATCCTGTTCTGCCATCAGACCTTCCATCACCTGGTGGAACAGCATCGCGCACTCCAAGAGTTCTACCGCGTGCTCAAGCCGGGCGGTTACCTGCTGTTTGCCGAGTCCACCGAAGCCTATATCGACACCTGGGTGATCCGCTGGCTGTTCCGCCACCCGATGCATGTGCAGAAAAGCGCCGAAGAATACCTGGAGATGCTCCGCGAACAAGGCTTTGAGTTTGGCCCGCAAAACGTCTCGTATCCGTACTTGTGGTGGAGCCGCTCCAGCGACTTCGGCCTGCTGGAACGCTGGGGCCTGCGCAAGGCGCCGCCGGTGGGTCAGCGCGAAGAAACCCTGGTCAACTGCGTGGCACGCAAGCCTTTGGCGAGTACCGCGTCATGA
- a CDS encoding outer membrane lipoprotein carrier protein LolA, with amino-acid sequence MRSPVGAGLLAKVVNDNAIRLTLRGVLKFFASKPAPTFLIGLFLSFSAHAFDLQQLSDQLAKPSVIHGNFTQEKHLRALPQPLVSKGTFVLAKDHGLLWLLKTPLQQDYRISAQGIARRDTNGWQLLPNKSAGAEQNRLFLAVLQGDSSGLQRDFELQLKGEANDWKLTLIPRSLLLKQVFTQINIDGGELVQKIELLETQGDSTLLRMQDSTAAQPLSEAEQHDFAQ; translated from the coding sequence ATGAGATCCCCTGTGGGAGCGGGCTTGCTCGCGAAGGTCGTCAACGATAACGCAATCCGCCTGACACTGCGCGGCGTCCTCAAGTTCTTCGCGAGCAAGCCCGCTCCCACATTTTTGATCGGGTTGTTCCTGAGTTTCAGTGCCCACGCTTTCGATTTGCAGCAACTCAGCGACCAGTTGGCCAAACCCTCGGTAATCCACGGCAACTTCACCCAGGAAAAACACCTGCGCGCCCTGCCCCAGCCATTGGTCAGCAAAGGCACCTTCGTGCTCGCCAAGGACCATGGCCTACTGTGGCTGCTGAAAACCCCACTGCAACAGGACTACCGCATCAGCGCCCAGGGCATTGCCCGTCGCGATACCAATGGCTGGCAACTGCTGCCGAACAAGAGCGCCGGCGCTGAACAGAACCGCCTGTTCCTGGCCGTACTGCAGGGCGACAGCAGCGGCTTGCAGCGAGACTTCGAACTGCAATTGAAAGGCGAAGCCAACGACTGGAAGCTGACGCTGATCCCACGCTCGCTGCTGTTAAAACAAGTCTTCACCCAGATCAATATCGACGGTGGCGAGTTGGTGCAAAAAATCGAGCTGCTGGAAACCCAGGGCGACAGCACCCTGCTGCGCATGCAGGACAGCACCGCAGCCCAGCCCCTAAGTGAAGCGGAGCAACACGACTTTGCCCAGTGA
- a CDS encoding LpxL/LpxP family acyltransferase, protein MSDSGKHWADREERGSYWLMKLTAFAAKVLGRRLLSPVLYGIVLYFFLFGRTARQSAWQYQQRLADWSGRDELRPTHWKVFGQFMAFADSLLDKLDVWNGKLRLEQIEINDPAQLRGQLRGERGQMLVGAHLGNLEVCRALAELGEQVTMNVLVHTKHAEQFNRLLGEAGATHLRLIQVSELDPATMLLLSQRLDDGEWLAIAGDRVPLHGGRTVRVDFLGHDAAFPQGPWLLAGLLKCPVNLLMCLKHGNRYRLSIEPFSDSIEWKRNTREQVIALWTARYAARLGQFCLEAPQQWFNFYPFWKTDDHAS, encoded by the coding sequence ATGAGCGACAGCGGCAAACACTGGGCCGACCGCGAGGAACGCGGCAGCTATTGGCTGATGAAACTCACCGCCTTCGCCGCCAAGGTCCTGGGTCGTCGACTGCTGAGCCCGGTGCTGTACGGCATCGTCCTGTACTTCTTCCTGTTCGGCCGCACCGCACGCCAGAGCGCCTGGCAATACCAGCAGCGCCTGGCCGACTGGAGCGGGCGTGACGAACTGCGCCCTACCCACTGGAAAGTCTTCGGCCAGTTCATGGCCTTTGCCGACTCGCTGCTCGACAAGCTCGACGTGTGGAACGGCAAGCTGCGCCTGGAGCAGATCGAGATCAACGACCCGGCGCAATTGCGCGGACAACTGCGCGGCGAGCGCGGGCAGATGCTGGTGGGCGCGCACCTGGGCAACCTCGAAGTGTGCCGGGCGCTGGCCGAGCTCGGTGAGCAAGTCACCATGAACGTGCTGGTGCACACCAAGCACGCTGAACAATTCAACCGCCTGTTGGGCGAGGCCGGGGCGACGCACTTGCGCCTGATCCAGGTCAGCGAGTTGGACCCGGCCACCATGCTGCTGCTCAGCCAGCGCCTGGACGATGGCGAGTGGCTGGCAATTGCCGGCGACCGCGTGCCGCTGCACGGCGGGCGCACGGTACGCGTGGATTTCCTCGGCCATGACGCCGCCTTCCCCCAAGGCCCGTGGCTGCTGGCCGGATTGCTCAAATGCCCGGTGAACCTGTTGATGTGCCTCAAGCACGGCAACCGCTATCGCCTGAGCATCGAGCCTTTCTCAGATTCGATCGAATGGAAACGCAACACCCGCGAGCAGGTCATAGCCCTGTGGACCGCGCGCTACGCCGCACGCCTGGGCCAGTTCTGCCTGGAAGCGCCCCAACAATGGTTCAACTTTTACCCTTTCTGGAAGACCGATGACCACGCATCTTGA